In the Pseudonocardia sediminis genome, TCTTCGACGGCCTCGATGAGGCGGTCGTGCGCTGCGGCGACCCGGCCGGTGGACATGCCTCCATCGTACTCGAACGCATGTTCGTATCAAGGACTGTCGTCGCAGCTCAGAGGCCACTCGGCGCACCCGCTCCCCGATCCGTCGGCACGGCGCTCGGGCGACGGAGGGATGGTCGTCGACCGGCCCCTGCACTCCGGGGCCGCCGAGTGCAGGACGATCACGAACGGCTCGTCCGCAGAGGTCACGACGCCGTGTCCGAGCGTCGTCGCGCCGACGCCGACACACCGGAGTACGGGGCCCGGCCACGCGCGCCGACCGTGCACCCGGCGGCCGGCCCGACGAACGAGCACGACGAGTTCGTGCCCGGCGGCGGGAGCGGTCATCAGCTGTCCGCCGCGCTCCGGCGGGACCGATGACGGCGCCGTCCGGCCGTGGGTGGAGGCTGAAGTGGTCGTGACGGGGACGATCCCCTGTGACACACCCGTTTCGGTTAGATGGGTGGTGATGGCGGTCGCGCGGCCGACCCGGTTTCATGAGGGGGTCGTCTCCGCGTCGGCCCTAACGACGTGGTGACTCGGGGCGCGCGAGCGGGACGGACGGTGTGGGGTGGTGGACAGCCCGGTGACCGCACGCGCCGCGACGCTGCCGCCGGACCTGAGGGTCCGGCTGCCCGGCAGCGAGATGGACGCGCTGATGGCGGCCTGCGACTGGGCGTCGGGCCCGCTGGGCCCGCCCGAGCAGTGGCCCGCCGACCTGCGGGCGACGGCCGGGCTGTGCCTGAACTCCCGCTTCGGGATGCTGCTCGTCTGGGGCCCGGAACTGACGATGATCTACAACGACGCCTACGCGCAGATGCTGGGGGACAAGCACCCGGCCGCGCTCGGGCGTCCGCTCTCGGAGGTCTGGTCGGACGTGTGGCCGGTGATCGCGGACATGGTGGACGCGGTCGTCGAACGCGGTGAGGTCGTCTACCACGAGAACCTGCAGCTGATGATGCAACGGAACGGGTTCGAGGAGGAGGCCTACTTCACGTTCTGCTACCACCCGGTCCTACGCGCCGACGGCAGCGTCGGCGGCGTCGTCGACACGGCCACCGAGACCACCGCACAGGTGCTCTCCGCCCGGCGGCTCGCGGCCCTGCAGGATCTCGCGCGGATCCCCGCGGCCCGGATCGGTGGCGCACGCCCGGTGTGCGACTCGGTCGCCGACGTCCTCGCCCTGTTCCGCGCCGACCTGCCCTTCGGGGCGATCTACCTGCGCGACGAGGCCGGCGGGGCGACGCTGGCGGCGAGTTTCGGCGACGAGCGGGAGGCGCTGCCGTCCCACCTCGCCGCCGACATCGACACGCCGGCCGGGCCGGACGCGGTCGTGCTGCCGCTGGGTGCGTCCGGGCCCGACCCGATCGGGACCGTCGTCCTGGGCGTGAGCCCGCACCTGCTCCTCGACGACGCCTACCGCTCGTTCCTGGACCTGGTCGCCGGGCAGGTCGCGTCCGCGATCTCCGACGCCGAGGCCTACGAGGCCCAGCGGCGGCGGATGCAGCAGATGGCCGACCTCGAACGGGCCCGGACCGACTTCTTCACCGGCGTCAGCCACGAGCTCCGCACCCCGCTCGCGCTGATCGCCGGGCCCGCCGCGGACAGCCTGGCCGACACCGGCGAGCCGCTGACGCCGACGCACCGCCAGCGGCTGGAGCTGGTGCACCGCAACACCGGCCGGCTGAGCCGTCTGGTCGACACGCTGCTCGACTTCGCCCGGATCGAGGACGGCGGGCTGACCCCGGACCTGGCGGTGGTCGACCCCGGGGAGCTGACCCGGGACGTCGCCGGTTCCTTCGCCCCGGCGGTGCACCGCGCGGGGCTGGGGCTGGTCGTCGACAGCCCGGACGTCGGAGCGGTGCGCCTGGACCCGGACATGTGGGAGAAGATCGTCCTGAACCTGCTGTCGAACGCGGTGAAGTTCACCGTGGCCGGCGGCGTGACGGTCCGTCTCACCCGCACCGACGGCGTCCTGGAGCTGCGCGTCGACGACAGCGGGATCGGCATCCCGGCCGACGAGCTGCCGCACCTGTTCCGCCGGTTCCACCGGGTGCGCGGGACGGGTGGCCGGTCCGCCGAGGGCAGCGGGATCGGGCTCGCCCTGGTCTCCGAGCTCGCGGCGCTGCACGGCGGCGCCGCGGACGTCACGAGCGAGCCGGGGGAGGGCAGCACGTTCACGGTGCGGGTCCCGGTCGACGCGGTCGTGGCTCCGGCGCGCACGGCCCGGCCACGTTCAGTGGGCCGGTTCCTCGACGAGGCCCTGCAGTGGACGCCGCTCTCGGACGAGGACCCCGGGCGCGACCCCGCCACCCCCTCCGCGGAGCGGGACGGCGGCGCCCACCGGGTGACCGGGACCGAGCGCCCGACGGTGCTCGTCGCCGACGACAACCACGACATGCGCCTCTACCTCGCCGGTCTGCTCGCACCGCACTACGAGGTGGTCGCGGTGCCCGACGGCGTCGCCGCCCTGGAGCACGTCCGGGCCGAGGTGCCCGATCTGGTCCTGGCTGACGTCGTCATGCCCCGCCTCGACGGCCTCGACCTGCTGTCCGCGCTGCGCGCCGACCCCGCGACGGCGACGGTGCCGGTCATCCTGCTCTCGGCCCGGGCCGGTGACGACGCGGCCGTCGAGGGGCTCGACGCCGGTGCCGACGACTACCTCGCGAAGCCGTTCTCGGCAACGGAGCTGCTGGCGCGGGTGCGGACGAACCTGGCGCTGGCCCGCGCCCGGGCCGGGGAGTCCGAACGCCTGCGGAGCCTCGCGGAGGCCACGGTCGAGGCCTACGACGCACCCACCGCCGAGGCGGCCGTCGCCCTGGTCGCGGACACGTCGCGTCGCCTGTCCGGGGCGCGGCGGGTCGTCGTGGAGCTCCGTGACGAGGCGGGCGCCGCCGTCGAGTCGGTGTCGGACGAGCACCGCGGCAGCGCGGGGCGGGGCTCGGAGTGCGCCCCGCGGACCTTCCCCGTCGTGTCCGGTTCCGGTGTCGTGATCGGCGAGCTGCGCGCCGCCGCACCGGAGGGGCGGTGCTTCACCGCGGCCGACGACGCCGTGCTGTCCCAGATGGTGGAGACCCTGGCGTCGGTGGTCGAACGCGACCGCCTGCTGCGCGAGCAGACGACGGTCGCGCTGACCCTGCAGCGCTCGATCCTGGGTCCGATCCGGCTCCCGGACGGGTTCTCCGCGCGCTACGAGCCGGCCGCGGGGACCCTCGAGGTCGGCGGTGACTGGTACGACGTGGTCGGCCTGCCCGGCGGGCGGCTGGGAGTCGTCGTCGGCGACGTCGTCGGCCGCGGGCTCGGGGCCGCCGCCGTCATGGGCCAGCTGCGCAGCGCCGGACGTGCCCTGTTGCTGGAGGGTCGCGGACCCGGCGAGGTGCTGACCACGCTGGACGCCTTCGCGTCCCTGACCGACGGGGCGAAGTGCAGCACGGTGTTCTGCGCGGTCGTCGACCCGTCGTCGGGGACCGTGCGCTACTCCAGCGCCGGGCACCTGCCCGCGATCGTCGTCGCGGCCGACGGGACGCACGGGTTCCTCGACGACGCCCTCGCCGTGCCGCTGGCGGTGATCGAGGGCGTGCACCGGCCGGAGGCCGTCACGTCGCTGGAAGCCGGGGCCACCCTGCTGCTCTACACCGACGGCCTCGTCGAGCGCCGGGGGGAGGACGTCGACGCCGGGATCGACCGCGCCGTCGCGACGGTCGTCGCCCACCGGCACCGGCCCGTCGCCGGCGTCGTCGACGCCCTGGGCGAGGCGTTGATCGCCGACGGCCACGACGACGACGTCGCCGTCCTGGCCTACCGCCACGTCCTGCCGGGAACGTGTGAGCCCGAGCCGTGCCGGGAAGTCCCGGAGACGTCCGTGTTTGGCGGGGCCCCGCGATGAGCATGCGGACCGGACCGACGACTGCGAGCCACCGGGGAGGGGCGTGAGCGACATGTGCCGTGCCTACGAGCCGGTGCCGGGCTCCTGCGGGCTCGTCCGGCGCGACGTGACCGCGTTCCTGTCCGAGATGCACCTCGACGTGGAGACGGTCGAGTCGGCGGTGCTGGTCGCGAACGAGCTGGCGAGCAACGCGATCGAGCACGCCCGGACGCCGTTCCGGATCGCCGTCTCGCTGCTCGCCGACCGTCTGCGGATCGAGGTCACCGACGGGTCGAGGGAGCAGCCGGTCCTCCGGCCCCACGATCCCGGCGCGATGCGAGGACGGGGACTGCAGATGGTCGACCGTCTGGCGACGGTGTGGAGCTACGAGATCGGCCCCGAGGGCAAGACCGTCGTCGCCGAGATGGGCCTGGCCGGCGTACCGGTCTGAGAACGGTGCGGAGGGTCAGTCCCGTCGGGCGTCGTAGGCCCGGCGGGCCTCGGTCACCCGGGCCACCGACGACTCCAGCAGCTCGGTCAGCCCGTGCAGGCGGTCCGCGACCTGCTGGCCGAGCCCGGTCAGGGAGTACTCGACGCGGGGCGGGATCGTCGTGTGCACCTCGCGCAGCACCAGGCCGTCGCGCTCCAGGGTCTGCAGCGTCTGGGACAGCATCTTCTCGCTGACGCCCTCGACACGACGGCGCAGCGCGTTGAACCGGAAGTCGCTCTCGCGCAGCGCGAGCAGCGCCAGGATGCCCCACTTGCTGCCGACGTCCTCCAGCGTCGCCCGGGACGGGCAGTCGCGCGCGAACACCGAGGCGACCCACTCGTCCGTCACGTCGCCACAGGCGTCCGCGGCCGGTCCGATCGGTGCTGTGCTCACGCTCTCACGGTACCGCACCCACGAAACACAAAGCGCTGTGTAATAGTTAGTGCTATCCGACAGCAACCAGCAAGGTCGAAGCAGGGGAGCGCGTCATGACCACCTACGCCGTCACCGGAGCCACCGGACACCTCGGTGCCCTCGTCGTGGAGAACCTGATCGAGCGCGGCGTCCCGGCCGCGGACGTCGTCGCCGTCGTGCGGACGCCGTCGAAGGCCGAGGCCCTCGTCACCCGCGGCGCGACCGTCCGGGAGGGCGACTACTCGCGCCCCGAGACGCTGCCGGCGGCGCTGGCCGGCGTCGACGTGCTGCTGCTGGTCTCCGGCAGCGAGGTCGGGCAGCGCGTCGCCCAGCACGGGGCGGTGATCGACGCCGCCGTCGCCGCGGGGGTCGGGCGGATCGTCTACACCTCCGTCCTGCGCGCCGACACCACGCCGCTGGTCCTCGCGCCCGAGCACAAGGCCACCGAGGAGCTGCTGCGCGCGTCGGGGATCCCGTTCACGATCCTGCGCAACGGCTGGTACACCGAGAACTACACCGGGCGGATCGGCGAGTACCTCTCCCGCGGAGTGATCGTCGGGGCCGCCGGGGACGGGCGCGTCGCCGCCGCCACCCGGGCCGACTACGCCGCCGCGGCCGTCGAGGCCCTGGTCGGCGACGGGCACGCCGGTGCGGTCTACGAGCTGGCCGGTGCGCCGTTCACGCTCAAGGAGCTCGCCGCCGAGATCGCCGCGGCGACCGGTACCGAGGTCGTCTACTCCGACGTCACCGTCGCCGAGCTCGTGGGGATCCTTCAGGGCGCCGGCCTGGACGAGGGCACGGCCGGTTTCGTCGCCGCCCTGGACGAGGCCACCGCCCGCGGTGACCTCGACGCCTCCGACGCCGACCTCACCCGGTTGATCGGCCGCCCGGCGACCCTGCTCGCCGACGCGGTCCGCGCCGCCGTCTGAGTCCCGGACCTGCAGGGACCGTCGAGACGGTCCCTGCAGGCCGCCTGAGGCGGGGTCAGGGGAGGCGCGGCGCCATCAGGATCATCCAGCCCAGGAGGTGGGCGGTCTCGTCGAGGCGTTCGTGCTCCTCGTCGTAGGCCTCCCGGTAGGCGGGGCCACCACCGTCGAGGTCGGGGTCGTAGTGCTCCCACACGCGTTCCGCGGCCTTCCAGGCCAGGTTCCGGGTCACTCGGACCAGCAGGTTCGACGCCCTGTTGCCGAACGTGTCCACCGGGCCCCCGTCGTCGCCGTCGGCGAGGAAGGCGTCGAAGTCCTCGCGGAGCAGGTCCATCTCCTCGGCGAAGATCTCGTTGACCTGGTCGTAGTCGGCCCGGCGGTCGGGCGTCGGTGGGTAGGTCTTCCACGTCTCGAGCAGGGCGAAGGCCAGGTCGAAGTTGACGTGGGCGTTGACGCCGGCGGCGGCGAAGTTGGCGTGCTCGACGTCGTCGCGCCGGCGGTCGAACAGGACGTTCCAGCAGGTCGGGGGATTGAGGTCGCGGCCCTCGTAGGAACGGATGGCCGCCAGGTAGCGGCGGGCGAACTCCAGGTCCAGCAGGGTGAGGAAGTCCGGGTCGCGGAAGGTGCGGTCCTTCTCCCCGGCGACGGTCTCCAGCACGTTGATCGTGATGAGTCGGTAGAGCCGCGAGAAGCAGGAGATCCCGTCCCGCTGCGGCCGTTCGATGTCCGCCGCCGAACGGTCGCGGATCACGGTGAGGACGTCGACGACGTCCTGCAGCGACGAGACGTCGTCGAAATCGCTGAGGTCGTGCGCCATCGCGGTGCCCTTCGTCGCCCGCCACGACCTCGCCTCCGTCGGACCGGGCGTTACCGGTCGAACCGTTCGCATGCCGGGATACGAATGTCTTCCCACGTTGCCCGACCACCACCGAGCACGCGGAGGGTCAGCCATGCCCCAGCACGCCCCGTCCCTGACCGAGGACCAGCTCCGGGAGCCGCCCGCGGTCCATCTGGCGACCGGGATGATCGCGGCCGAGCTCGACCTGAGCTGCGCGGACGCCTTCGAGCGGCTGCACGAACGCGCCCTCGGCGACGGGTCCCTGGCCGTCGTCGCCCAGAAGGTGGTGAGCCGTGAGATCCCCGCGTCCTGTGACGACGTGCCACGGCCGGACCCGCGTTCGGTTGCGGCCCGCCGTGGTCGCTGGTCGATCCACAACGCCGACGACCTCGTGAGCCGCGTGGGTGCCGGTCGCCCCTGACGACCGCGCCGGGGATCGCGCGGATTCTCCGTGGACGTGCCGGGAAGTCCGAATTCCTTTACGATTCGGCGTGACGGCCATTCACCGCAATTCGTGATAAGTGAGAAGAACCCCCGATCGGGGCGTAACCTCACGCATAGTGATGTCGTCGCCCGATGGTGGTAGATGATTTGGCGGCGGTCCCGGTTCTGGATAAATTCGTCCGCAGTCGGCACGGGCTCCCCTTCCATTGTGCCGTCACGGACGAGGCCCCTTCGGGTGGACTCGCGACCCCCAGGAGATCCACTGTGATGAAGAAGGCCGGAATCGTCGCCGTCGGCGCCCTCGCGTCCCTGCTGGCGGTCAGCCCGCTCGCGTTCGCGGGCGAGGGTGGCCACGCGGACAAGGGCGGCCACCACGGCGCCGGGAACGTCATCGACAAGGACTCGAAGGGCGCGCTGCTCAGCGGCCTGAGCGGGAACAACGTCAACGTCCCGATCCAGATCTGCAACAACAACGTCCCGGTCAACGTCGCCGGCGTGCAGGTCCCGGTCGAGGACGCCGCCGCGGGCAACGGCCTGACCGGCGCGCTCGGCATCCTGGGCGAGGCCAAGGCCAAGAGCGGCGACTCGGTCACCGCGCAGCCCGACAACTGCGGCCAGACCTCGGGTGCGGGCGACTCGATCGGCTGATCGGTTTCCTCTGCTCACGAACGGGCCCCGGGATCTGCGGATTCCGGGGCCCGTTCGCGTCAGGAAACGGTTCGTCGGGTGAGGTGTGCGAACTTCGCCACCGCGCCGGGCGTGACCGGTGTGAAGAAGTTGACGAGCGTGCCGTCGGGGTCGCGGACGATCAGCGAGCGATTGCCCCACGGCATCGTCGTCGGTGACGTGACGACGTCGGTCCCCCCGGCGAGGCGGGCGTGTGTCTCGTCCACGTCGTCGACGAGGAACTCCACGACGACCGAACGGTTCTCCCCGGCCCGTGCCCGCTCCGGGCGCGAACACCCCGACGGTGCGGGGGTGGCCGATCGCGAGCGTGGCCGGTACGGCGGTCATCGCCTCGCTCCCGGCTACCGGAATGCCGCTGATGCTGACCGACGACGAGGCGCCCGCCGTGCTGCTCGGCCGTTCGACGTGCCCGCCGGGTTCGACCCGACCGGGCGGGTCCTGGACGGGCTGGTCGAGGTGCGCTTGCGGCCGTTCGTCGTCGACTCCCCGCACGAGCTGTGTACGACCTGCTCTCCCTCGCCGATCGGCTCCGCGCCGGGGCCGGTCACCCCCCCGGATGCGTACGGATGATCGGGAACGGGCACAGGGTCTGAGGAGAGGGAGGTGCTGTCATGACGACACTCGCCGTCATCGGAGCAGGGCGCGGTCTCGGGGCCGCCGTCGCACGACGGTTCGGACGCGAGGGGTTCGACGTCGCGCTGATCTCGCGCAACGAGGCGAGGGCGCAGGCCCTAGCTGTAACTCCCAGCAGCGTTGTTGACGCGGGTGATGGGTGGGTTGCCGCCGATGGCGGTGTGGCAGCGGTGGTGGTTGTAGGTGTGTAGCCAGGTCGGTAGTGCCGCGGCGCGGTCGTCGTTGCTGGTGAAGGGTCGTTGGTAGGCCCATTCCTCGGCCAGGGTCCGGTTGAACCGCTCGGCTTTGCCGTTGGTCTGGGGTCGGTAGCGGCGGGTGAACCGGGCCTGTGCACCGATCTCGGCGAGTGCTTCGCGCCAGGCCCTCGAGCGGCGGTAGGCCAGGGCGTTGTCGGTCATGACCCGTTCGATGTGGGTGATGCCGTGGTCGTGGAAGAAGGTGGTGGCGCGGCGCAGGAACGCGGCGCAGGTGGTGGCTTGTTCGTCGGGATGGATCTCGGCGTAGGCCAGGCGGGTGTGGTCGTCGATCGCGGCGTGGATGTAGTCGTAGCCGACCCGGGTTCCGTAGCGGGCTCGGCGGTGTTCGATGCTGTCGCGCCCGTGGGCTCGCCAGCCGCCTCCGTCGCGGAGCCGGCCGAGTTTCTTGACGTCGACGTGGACGAGTTCGCCGGGGCGGTCGCGTTCGTAGCGGCGGATGAGTTGCCCGGTGGGGCGGTCCATCCAGGCCAGGCGCGATAGCCCGTGCCGGACCAGGACGGCGTGCACGGTCGAGGCCGGTAGCCCGGTCAGGGGCGCGATCCGGTGCGGGCCCAGTTTGCGTTCGCGACGCAGGGCCAGGACTCGGGCTTCGGCCTCGGGGGTGGTCCGCGACGGGATGTGGTGGGCGTGGCTGGGCCGGTCGATCAGTCCGGTCGGGCCTTCGGCGCGGTAGCGGGCCCACCACTTGTAGCCGGTGGCGCGGGAGATCCCGAGCTCGGCGGCGACGTGGGCGACCGGGCGCCCGGACAGGACACGCTCGATCAGAACGGTGCGTCCGTGCACGGTCAGACGGGCATTACGGTGGGCCACGGAGACCTCCGGGTGGCTGGGTATGAGCGTCGACAACTCACACCTCGCCCGGAGGTCTCCCTGGTTTCAAGCCGCCACGCCGTCAACAACGGTCATGGGCACTACACCTAGCCGCGGACCTCGGTGCCGAGGGGGTCTCCGCGCACGGGTTCGCCGCGGACGTCCGCCGTCCGGACGAGCTCACCGCGACGCTGGAGACCGTGGCCGAGACCGTCGGCCCGATCGAGGTGCTGCAGTACAGCCCGATCCCGCAGAAGAACTTCATGCGACCGGTGCTGGAGACGACGCCGGCCGATCTCGTCGGCCCCGTCGAGTTCTCGATCTACGGGCCGGTCGCCGCCGTGCACCAGGTGCTGCCGGGGATGCGGTTCCTGGGCACCGGGACGATCCTGTTCGTCAACGGCGGCAGCGCCGTGCGTCCGGCCGGGCGCGTGACCGGGACGTCGATCGCGTTCGCCGGCCAGGCCGCCTACGCGCAGATCCTGCACGACGAGGTCGCCGCCGACGGCGTGCACGTCGCGCAGCTGATCATCCCCGGCGCGATCGAACCCGGTCACCCGCGAAAGGACCCGGAGGTCCTCGCCGAGACGCTGTGGGGCCTGCACCGCGACCGGAAGGGCTTCCGCACGTTCGCCGAGGACCTCGACGCCTGAGTCCGGCCTATCCGAGTCGCTCGAGGACGAACGCGAGCGAGCGGTCGAAAGCGTCCCGGGCGGCCTGCGGGTCGTCGCGCCACAGGTGGTCGGCGCCCGTTCCGGCACCTCCGCGACGCCGGCCGAGGTCAGCCCGAGCAGGGCCGCCAAGTGCCCGCCCGCCGACTCGCCCCACAGCGCGGTGCGACCGGCGTCGAGGCCGAACTCCCCGGCCGCCTCGTGCAGCCAGGACAGCGCCGCGGCGACGTCGTCGAGCTGCGCGGGGAACGTCGACTCCCCGCTGAGCCGGTAGTCGACCGAGGCGACGGCGAGCCCGGCGGCGGTCAGCCGCGCGAACGGCGACGGGTCCCACCCGGCGTAGGCGGGCCCGAACGAGCCGCGGGAGCCGAGGCGCCAGCCGCCGCCGTGCAGGAACAGCACCAGCGGGACCGGGCCGGTGGTCGCGGGCCGGTGCAGGTCCAGCAGGAGCGGGCGGTGACCCGGGACGACCGCGTACTCGACGGCCCGCCAGGTCCGGGAGCCGTCGTCCGCGGTCGAGGGCGCGGGCACCGGTGCCGGGCCGGGCCCGGCCGGGACGACGTTAGTCGGCGAGGCGGACATCGAAGTGGAACTCGTTGCGGTACTCGCGCGCCGCGGCGCCGAGCCGCTCCGGGGCCGGGACGACGGGCGGGATCGGCGGGACCCGGGAGTCGGTGCGCTCCCCGGCGGCGGAGAAGAACCGTTCGAACCCGCCGGTGTTCACCCCGAGCGCCTTCGCCCGGTGCGACTCGACCCGGAACGTGTGCCTGCGCCCGGCCGGGACGTAGCCGAAGTCGCCGGGGGTGAGCAGCCTGTCGAGACGCTGTCCGTCGGCGTCCTCGACGATCACGCGGACCTTGCCGTCGAGCACGAAGAAGATCTCGTGGACGTCGGCGTGCGAGTGCACCGGGATCGCCTCGCCCTGCGGGGCCTCCATGGTGAACACGCCGAACTGGCCGTCGGTCTCGTCGCCGCTGAGCAGCACCGTGAACAGCTGGTCGAACAGGTGGCTGCGCTCGCCCTCCCCGGCGGAGAGGAAGTAGGGGACCGGCTTGCCGGGCAGTGCGAAGTGCGAGCCGCCGGGGGTGGCGAACTCTGCGGTCATGGTGGTCCTCCGGTGACGACGGGCGGTCCCGCCCAGGATGGTCCGCCCGGGTGCCCGTGTCAGCCGGTGGTCCATTGAGTGGGCCTGCCAGACTCCCCGCCATGGACGCGCCCGTGGGACCCGGCGACCCGCCTCGCCGTGGGCGGCGTCCGCCGAGCGGAGACCCGGTGGTCACCCGCGCCCTGTCCGTGCTCGCCGCGTTCGACTCCGGGCACCGCGTGCTCGGCCCGGCGGAGCTGAGCCGGCGCACCGGGATGCCACGCAGCACGGTCGCGCGGCTGGTGGCGCGGCTCGTCGAGTGGGGCGCCCTGGAACGCGACGGCACCGGCCGGTACGTGGTCGGGCTGCGGCTGTTCGAGGTGGCGTCGCTGGCCCCGCGCAGCCACGGCCTGCGCGAGGTGGCCCTGCCCTACCTGGAGGACCTGCACGAGGTCTCGCGCCAGCACGTCCTGCTCGCGGTCCGCGACGGCGGCGAGGCCCTGCTCGTCGAGCGCCTGTCCACGCACGGCGCGGTCGAGATCGACTACCGGGTCGGCGGCCGGATGCCGCTGCACGACACCGGCGTCGGGCTCGTGCTCCTCGCCGGGGCGGAGGCGGACGTCCGCGACGAGCAGCTCGACCGGCTCGGCCCGCCCGCGGCGGACACCCTGCGGCTCCGGCTCGCGCAGGTGCACCGCCTGGGTGTGGCGGTGTTCGACCGGGACCGGCCGGTGCCGGTGTCCTCGGTCGCGGCGCCGGTCCACGACCACACCGGTGCGGTCACCGCGGCCGTCTCGGTCGTCGTCCCGGCGCGGGAGGCGAACCCGCAGGCCTACGAGCAGGTCGTCCGCGCCGCGGCCCGCGCGATCTCCCGCGGGATGGGGAACCCGCGACCGTAGGCGCCGCTCCCCGTGAACGACC is a window encoding:
- a CDS encoding SpoIIE family protein phosphatase — its product is MTARAATLPPDLRVRLPGSEMDALMAACDWASGPLGPPEQWPADLRATAGLCLNSRFGMLLVWGPELTMIYNDAYAQMLGDKHPAALGRPLSEVWSDVWPVIADMVDAVVERGEVVYHENLQLMMQRNGFEEEAYFTFCYHPVLRADGSVGGVVDTATETTAQVLSARRLAALQDLARIPAARIGGARPVCDSVADVLALFRADLPFGAIYLRDEAGGATLAASFGDEREALPSHLAADIDTPAGPDAVVLPLGASGPDPIGTVVLGVSPHLLLDDAYRSFLDLVAGQVASAISDAEAYEAQRRRMQQMADLERARTDFFTGVSHELRTPLALIAGPAADSLADTGEPLTPTHRQRLELVHRNTGRLSRLVDTLLDFARIEDGGLTPDLAVVDPGELTRDVAGSFAPAVHRAGLGLVVDSPDVGAVRLDPDMWEKIVLNLLSNAVKFTVAGGVTVRLTRTDGVLELRVDDSGIGIPADELPHLFRRFHRVRGTGGRSAEGSGIGLALVSELAALHGGAADVTSEPGEGSTFTVRVPVDAVVAPARTARPRSVGRFLDEALQWTPLSDEDPGRDPATPSAERDGGAHRVTGTERPTVLVADDNHDMRLYLAGLLAPHYEVVAVPDGVAALEHVRAEVPDLVLADVVMPRLDGLDLLSALRADPATATVPVILLSARAGDDAAVEGLDAGADDYLAKPFSATELLARVRTNLALARARAGESERLRSLAEATVEAYDAPTAEAAVALVADTSRRLSGARRVVVELRDEAGAAVESVSDEHRGSAGRGSECAPRTFPVVSGSGVVIGELRAAAPEGRCFTAADDAVLSQMVETLASVVERDRLLREQTTVALTLQRSILGPIRLPDGFSARYEPAAGTLEVGGDWYDVVGLPGGRLGVVVGDVVGRGLGAAAVMGQLRSAGRALLLEGRGPGEVLTTLDAFASLTDGAKCSTVFCAVVDPSSGTVRYSSAGHLPAIVVAADGTHGFLDDALAVPLAVIEGVHRPEAVTSLEAGATLLLYTDGLVERRGEDVDAGIDRAVATVVAHRHRPVAGVVDALGEALIADGHDDDVAVLAYRHVLPGTCEPEPCREVPETSVFGGAPR
- a CDS encoding ATP-binding protein, translating into MCRAYEPVPGSCGLVRRDVTAFLSEMHLDVETVESAVLVANELASNAIEHARTPFRIAVSLLADRLRIEVTDGSREQPVLRPHDPGAMRGRGLQMVDRLATVWSYEIGPEGKTVVAEMGLAGVPV
- a CDS encoding winged helix-turn-helix transcriptional regulator, yielding MSTAPIGPAADACGDVTDEWVASVFARDCPSRATLEDVGSKWGILALLALRESDFRFNALRRRVEGVSEKMLSQTLQTLERDGLVLREVHTTIPPRVEYSLTGLGQQVADRLHGLTELLESSVARVTEARRAYDARRD
- a CDS encoding SDR family oxidoreductase produces the protein MTTYAVTGATGHLGALVVENLIERGVPAADVVAVVRTPSKAEALVTRGATVREGDYSRPETLPAALAGVDVLLLVSGSEVGQRVAQHGAVIDAAVAAGVGRIVYTSVLRADTTPLVLAPEHKATEELLRASGIPFTILRNGWYTENYTGRIGEYLSRGVIVGAAGDGRVAAATRADYAAAAVEALVGDGHAGAVYELAGAPFTLKELAAEIAAATGTEVVYSDVTVAELVGILQGAGLDEGTAGFVAALDEATARGDLDASDADLTRLIGRPATLLADAVRAAV
- a CDS encoding DUF5995 family protein, producing the protein MAHDLSDFDDVSSLQDVVDVLTVIRDRSAADIERPQRDGISCFSRLYRLITINVLETVAGEKDRTFRDPDFLTLLDLEFARRYLAAIRSYEGRDLNPPTCWNVLFDRRRDDVEHANFAAAGVNAHVNFDLAFALLETWKTYPPTPDRRADYDQVNEIFAEEMDLLREDFDAFLADGDDGGPVDTFGNRASNLLVRVTRNLAWKAAERVWEHYDPDLDGGGPAYREAYDEEHERLDETAHLLGWMILMAPRLP
- a CDS encoding VOC family protein, producing MDETHARLAGGTDVVTSPTTMPWGNRSLIVRDPDGTLVNFFTPVTPGAVAKFAHLTRRTVS
- a CDS encoding SDR family NAD(P)-dependent oxidoreductase, which gives rise to MTTLAVIGAGRGLGAAVARRFGREGFDVALISRNEARAQALAVTPSSVVDAGDGWVAADGGVAAVVVVGV
- a CDS encoding IS481 family transposase, producing the protein MAHRNARLTVHGRTVLIERVLSGRPVAHVAAELGISRATGYKWWARYRAEGPTGLIDRPSHAHHIPSRTTPEAEARVLALRRERKLGPHRIAPLTGLPASTVHAVLVRHGLSRLAWMDRPTGQLIRRYERDRPGELVHVDVKKLGRLRDGGGWRAHGRDSIEHRRARYGTRVGYDYIHAAIDDHTRLAYAEIHPDEQATTCAAFLRRATTFFHDHGITHIERVMTDNALAYRRSRAWREALAEIGAQARFTRRYRPQTNGKAERFNRTLAEEWAYQRPFTSNDDRAAALPTWLHTYNHHRCHTAIGGNPPITRVNNAAGSYS
- a CDS encoding quercetin 2,3-dioxygenase, whose protein sequence is MTAEFATPGGSHFALPGKPVPYFLSAGEGERSHLFDQLFTVLLSGDETDGQFGVFTMEAPQGEAIPVHSHADVHEIFFVLDGKVRVIVEDADGQRLDRLLTPGDFGYVPAGRRHTFRVESHRAKALGVNTGGFERFFSAAGERTDSRVPPIPPVVPAPERLGAAAREYRNEFHFDVRLAD
- a CDS encoding IclR family transcriptional regulator produces the protein MDAPVGPGDPPRRGRRPPSGDPVVTRALSVLAAFDSGHRVLGPAELSRRTGMPRSTVARLVARLVEWGALERDGTGRYVVGLRLFEVASLAPRSHGLREVALPYLEDLHEVSRQHVLLAVRDGGEALLVERLSTHGAVEIDYRVGGRMPLHDTGVGLVLLAGAEADVRDEQLDRLGPPAADTLRLRLAQVHRLGVAVFDRDRPVPVSSVAAPVHDHTGAVTAAVSVVVPAREANPQAYEQVVRAAARAISRGMGNPRP